In Bacillus sp. KH172YL63, one genomic interval encodes:
- the rpiA gene encoding ribose-5-phosphate isomerase RpiA, translated as MKRAAGEKAVEEIKDGMTIGLGSGSTVYWTIKKIGERISQGLQIKAIPSSEETARLAKEAGIPLTSFAEVESLDLSIDGADEVDPDFHLIKGGGGALLREKFVDMFTKSFIVVIDESKLVPVLGSFPLPVEVVPFGWEMTAKSLAEFGCNPVLRKKGLDVFLTDNGNYILDCDFSSIGDPVKLHRELKQLTGVIETGLFTGMADKVIVGKEDGVEILVPDDK; from the coding sequence ATGAAAAGAGCAGCCGGAGAGAAAGCGGTCGAGGAGATAAAGGACGGCATGACGATAGGGCTTGGCTCTGGGTCCACGGTCTATTGGACGATCAAAAAGATAGGGGAACGCATCTCTCAGGGATTGCAGATCAAAGCGATTCCCTCATCAGAAGAAACAGCGCGTCTTGCTAAAGAGGCAGGCATTCCCCTGACTTCTTTTGCAGAAGTGGAATCCCTGGATCTGTCAATCGATGGTGCCGATGAAGTTGATCCTGATTTTCATTTGATTAAAGGCGGAGGCGGGGCACTCCTCAGGGAGAAGTTTGTGGACATGTTCACGAAATCCTTCATCGTTGTGATCGATGAGTCCAAACTGGTGCCTGTCCTTGGTTCATTCCCCCTCCCTGTTGAGGTCGTTCCATTCGGATGGGAGATGACGGCAAAGTCATTGGCCGAATTCGGGTGCAATCCGGTCTTAAGAAAGAAGGGGCTTGATGTCTTCCTCACAGATAACGGGAACTACATTCTCGATTGTGATTTCTCATCAATCGGTGATCCGGTTAAACTTCACAGGGAATTAAAACAGCTGACAGGCGTCATCGAAACAGGACTCTTCACAGGCATGGCTGACAAGGTCATCGTAGGAAAAGAGGATGGGGTGGAGATACTCGTCCCTGAT
- a CDS encoding YciI family protein, with protein MEFIYMLKLIPRLFKEENWTAKDEEIVQRHFSRLKEWTDQGVVTLAGRTLNEEENAFGIVIFEAEGEESARTFMNEDPAVKEGIMTAELFPYRIALLKENR; from the coding sequence ATGGAATTCATCTATATGTTAAAACTGATTCCCCGTTTATTTAAAGAGGAAAACTGGACGGCCAAGGACGAGGAAATCGTCCAACGGCATTTCTCCAGGTTGAAAGAATGGACCGATCAAGGCGTGGTAACGCTCGCAGGCCGGACATTGAATGAAGAGGAGAATGCCTTCGGGATCGTGATCTTTGAAGCGGAAGGGGAGGAATCTGCAAGGACTTTCATGAATGAGGACCCGGCTGTAAAAGAAGGAATCATGACTGCCGAGCTGTTTCCGTATCGGATCGCGCTGTTAAAAGAAAACCGGTAA